The segment TAGAAATGTTTTTATAACACGAATTTATacaacaacattttttgtagtgtaagattagatgaatatgattgtataagtatatgagtgttaagatgagatgttatgaaaacatgtgatatgcatacataaatattttaatgaattgTTATATTTGAACGGTTGCGATCTAATACTATACTAAACActtattatgtattattttcatagttttggcatataaatttatagatttttatgttggaaattttttaaaaacacatgtcctcggtaattcgtcgcattataccgacgacattccgacgaactaaccgagttcgtcggaatgtcgtcggtatagtgcgacgaattaccgaggacatttttaaaaacacatgtcctcggtaattcgtcgcaCTATACCGACGACATTCCGACGAACTCGGTTAGTTCGTCAGAATGTCGTCGGTATAAtgcgacgaattaccgaggacattTCCAGACTTTAATGAAACTCTTTGTCGTCGCTATCTCGTCGGTATTTTGCGATGGATTTCCGACGGaccaatagaaaaaaaaaaaaaaactaatccgaATCTTCTGAATCGGTCAGAATTCCGTCCAAATTGTCCGACGCCTGTGACGTCCGTCGGAATCTCCGTCGGAATTCGGCGTGTTTTCTCGTAGTGATCATGTATTGTCTCAAGAGATGCCATTCATTTACATCAGTCTTTTTGCCTACCTGTCTAGCTCTTGCCACCATTCTATAACCTTTTTCCGTATACTCAAAATGTATGCGTGTGTGTATAGTCCATAATCATCTTATTTGTGAATTTAGGTAATTAGAGTCTAATATTCTTACATTTACCATTACTTCTCACAGTTAGAAATATATTACCATATGATATACACGTATGCATTTGTTTATGTATAACCTTCGTTTTGAAGGAGACGGAAATGACATTTTTGATTGAGAATGTGATATTGCAAGTGTGAAGCAGCATTATTGTTACTCACGAGGAAAAGTGCAGGTAAAGGGATAATTTCTAAAATcctaatttaagaaaataatgatgtCTAATTGTGTATTTTGCATCTAATCAAATCTACACATTTGAATATATATTGGCTCTTCTTGTTTTCACTTTATATTTCTTAATTTGTTATTTCCCTAAATATCCACTTTATTCTCACTCATTTTTCATCATGGCCAACACACAATCCACCTATAGGCTAAAGTTACACCTATACAGATATGTACGTACACGATAAACATTATATAGAAAGTATTCTAAGTAACTCTAAGCATCTcatttataagttataactacTTGTTTCTTACCTTCACCAAATTACTCTCGCACTAGATATACACTGACGTTTTTGAAGACGCCTTGTCACATGCACCAaccaataaaaatatactattttcagTTTGGAATCAGATATTTGAGTTTCGCTTAAGCCTCCAGCTAATCTCAGATGTGATCAAGTTTTCGTAAGAAATAACTCGCAAACCTATCACATATAAAGCACTAGCACCAAAATGTAAGGAACATGCATTGTTTTTTATATTCTGTgatgcatatatatttataatgttgatatatgtatatttaaaagaATATGAAGGATATATGGAATATAAGATTGTAGGGTGAGGCGTACGAGAGATTGAAAAGTGAGGATAACATGATTTTGGAAGAGAAGAAATGAATGTTCAAGAAGTTTTTCCCAAGAATTCACAAATTGGTGTGGTGGGCACCTCTCAAGGGAAGAAACAAAAGTGTGTTATGACTCCATTACTATCTTTCATTattgttcttcttcttattaaaattttaatttactgGCAATCATTATTAATACTCAGTTTTGGTCAAATCAAGACAATATATAACACTCGATGGCCATCTCTCAGCTAGGTTATAGAAATAGATTTTTTGCATTACTCACTATTCTTATCATCAGTTATAAATTGTATGTCAGATGTATTCGTTCAGAAACTTAGTCTCAACTTGAACCAAAATCCCTCCTATCACTCTATCAGtcagtcatatatatatttcttcctCGCCTAATGTTTAAACTGTTTGGAAAGTTATTAGGTTAAGCGAAGAGCATATATCTATAATAACATGCTCGTAACTTGCAGTTTATTTTGATAAAACTTGTTGATTATCTTTGTTTAGTTGTTAGATTTTTGTTCCGTCATGAATAGTGTACTAaacacaataatatatatatatatatatgatgtcaaaaaaaaaaaaaaaaaaatatatatatatatatatatatgttcgcACGCAAATGTGTACAATGTCTCTGTCATGGACAAAGTCAGTTACCTGCAATGCCATAATTGTTAAATTCAATCACGTGTAAACTTAATTTGAATCTAATACATATTTCTTGgtcaaaacattataatacGTATTTCAGAATCATGaataatatgaattttatttagtaaaataacaaaaaaatgaagCGCTAACAAAATAAGTAtacattcaaaaataaaataataagtataaAATGCAAAATCgacaaaataatacatttatattatatatatatatgatatatatatatatatatatatatatatatatatctttgatTTAGTTATCCAACTAATTTACATCTTTtacattattaataaaatttaaattagtacttgtatatatactttattaaaaataaaataataattacatataAATGATTAaggataattattattttatttttaaaaattgtcaaaaaaaaattatctcaaAACTAAATTTGAACTTTGCTACTGCgttaaaataatcataaatcaCCGAATATTATTTTTGTCATCAGTTGGATTGACAAATCCCAATTCCTATGTTTTGATATAGTTAAATTCTGATGAAAAATAATGGAGAAATGGACAATTAACCACTTAACTAAATACACTTCTTCTTCACCAAATATTAgctaaaacattatatattaaatataaatatacatacataaagatttataaaatacctTGTAAAAATTCTATTGTCTCTATAAAAATACTGTATTTTCCTATAGGTGTAgggaaaaaattatttacatcttttattttggttttcactGAAAAACTATAAAGCAAGCAGGAATTTTGAATTATATAGTATAACTAATATAAACTTAATAAtaagtaatatttcaaaaattttaatcatAAGCTAAAGGAATTTATAACCTAAACgaatttaattgtattttattttcttatcatACATGTACAAAGATCGAAATGTGATACTTGCAACTAGTTGCCTTtcttatttagttattttcgttagcaacatttttatattaaaaaaaaaactaatattgaCGAATCTATAGAAGTACAGTATAATACACCTGGAAAAAACGAAATATCCGTTTTCCAttagaaagtaaataaatgtaGATGCGATTCAAGTATTCAacattgattttaaaataaatgagaaTCATGCTAACTATGTGCATTAGACAGAGACtttaaaagccttcccttagaAAGCCTCCATTTGATTCCATTCCAGTCCCGAAGCAAAGTTTCAATCTTCACCAATGATACAACCGTAGATATAACACATATTAAAGATTCTCATTAAAAAGCTTccttctttgtttttctttcttcttcttctattcaTGGCTCTTCAAGCTCATCACCATCCTTCTACTATGTTCTTCCTCAACAGGTACTCTCTCTGACTCTctctgtatatatatgtatatatgcgTGTGTGTATTCATATGTTCAATATTTCTCTGTCTCAGAAACGGCCAAGAAGGGACTGATTTTTCACCGGACCTGCAAAAGTCTCAGTTGCCTTCCATCACCGCCGGTTTGACTTCTAATTCCAAATCGAACGgttatcataaataaataatcgGTTATCTCGAGAAATGAATCGGTTTAACGTTTggtcggaaaaaaaaaacaggggtTGATAAAAGAAAGCGAGCCAGAGAAGATTATTCGGTGATTGATTTAGAAACCACGGCGGCTCCGATGAACCCTCCGCCGTGTACACCGCCGCAGTTTATCAGCCGTCGACAAACTCCTAATGTAGTATCCACCGGTCTCCGTTTGTCTCAGGGACAATCACAGAGTATGGAACAACGGTCATCATCTTCGCCGATGATAGACGGAAATTTCGCCGGAGAAATCAATCGGCAAGCGGATGAATTAGATAGATTTCTTCAAACCCAGGTAACTATAATTTTACTGGAATTACTATAAACTACCGTGTATTTTGTAatggtaaaaatatttttaccgagttgagtttttaaaaatttgtaaagGGAGAGCAATTGAGGTGCATGTTAGCGGACAGCAGGGAGAGACACTATCGTGAGCTTCTGAGAACGAGGGAAGAATCTGTTAGGCGGAGGTTAGGAGAGAAAGAAGCGGAAATCGAGAAAGCCACGCGTCGTCACGCGGAGCTTGAAGCACGTGCTGCACAGATCGAGAAGGAAGCACGTGCTTGGCAGGTGAGAGCAGCGGCGAAAGAAGCC is part of the Brassica rapa cultivar Chiifu-401-42 chromosome A09, CAAS_Brap_v3.01, whole genome shotgun sequence genome and harbors:
- the LOC103839557 gene encoding BOI-related E3 ubiquitin-protein ligase 1 — translated: MALQAHHHPSTMFFLNRNGQEGTDFSPDLQKSQLPSITAGVDKRKRAREDYSVIDLETTAAPMNPPPCTPPQFISRRQTPNVVSTGLRLSQGQSQSMEQRSSSSPMIDGNFAGEINRQADELDRFLQTQGEQLRCMLADSRERHYRELLRTREESVRRRLGEKEAEIEKATRRHAELEARAAQIEKEARAWQVRAAAKEAEAMSLQARLQQVVAHGGGVTAAEPKLKSVDGVDEAGDAESVYVDPDRFELNGPSCRICRRRAATVLALPCRHLVLCKGCDGSVRVCPLCLSLKNSSVEVFFF